The Betta splendens chromosome 4, fBetSpl5.4, whole genome shotgun sequence genome contains a region encoding:
- the faslg gene encoding tumor necrosis factor ligand superfamily member 6 — MSCDQCYPMPQVYLVDGGGGGQRRSGQPPGLVPCWSFPPAPERAKKSRGVLGVSPCLAVGVLLMFLLVFAALGFEAYQIYNMQAKMRTMRQAEPVNEFNMAERQTGDEPEKVEEKTIRTAAHVLGRVEKGHCPHTLRWEPRAGQAFVSGEVTYQDGGLQVNQSGLYHIYTRVELIFRLCSLSSTFTHTVFVRRAGQASPLTLMEAHRTGFCDHRLVHTRVTDSYLGSTLHLQQNDRVYVNVSHPTLLSHEHYGNFFGLYEV; from the exons ATGAGCTGTGACCAGTGCTACCCGATGCCACAGGTGTACCTggtggacggcggcggcggggggcaGCGGCGCTCTGGCCAGCCCCCCGGGCTCGTACCCTGCTGGTCCTTCCCCCCCGCCCCGGAGCGGGCCAAGAAGAGCCGAGGCGTCCTGGGGGTCAGCCCCTGTCTGGCCGTGGGGGTGCTGCTGATGTTCCTGCTGGTGTTTGCAGCCCTGGGGTTTGAAGCCTACCAGATTTACAACATGCAGGCCAAGATGCGGACGATGCGACAG GCTGAGCCAGTGAATGAGTTTAACATGGCTGAGAGGCAAACAG GTGATGAGCCGGAGAAGGTAGAAGAGAAGACGATCCGGACTGCAGCACACGTGTTAG GACGTGTGGAAAAAGGACATTGTCCCCACACTCTGCGCTGGGAGCCCAGAGCAGGCCAGGCCTTTGTGTCCGGAGAGGTCACGTACCAAGATGGCGGACTTCAGGTCAACCAGAGCGGACTGTACCACATCTACACGCGGGTGGAGCTGATCTTTAGGCTCTGCTCCCTCTCGTCCACGTTCACCCACACGGTGTTTGTGAGGCGAGCGGGGCAGGCCTCGCCGCTGACCCTGATGGAGGCGCACCGGACGGGCTTCTGCGACCACCGGCTGGTGCACACGCGGGTCACGGACAGCTACCTGGGATCCAccctgcacctgcagcagaacgACAGGGTTTACGTCAACGTGTCCCACCCCACGCTTCTCAGCCACGAACATTACGGCAACTTCTTTGGCCTGTATGAGGTCTGA
- the jun gene encoding transcription factor AP-1 isoform X2, giving the protein MTLNLSDPTGTLKPHLRAKASDILTSPDVGLLKLGSPELERLIIQSGNGLITTTPTPTQFLCPKNVTDEQEGFAEGFVRALAELHHQHMPAPANVSVTSAPQTSVNTALPPVSSAAGTAVYSNGAMRSDSPVYEDLNTFNPAISTVSAPNYTTSAPTMSFSAAAPQLPIYGPPSSAQLPRLTALKEEPQTVPEMPGETPPLSPIDMESQERIKAERKRMRNRIAASKCRKRKLERISRLEDKVKTLKSQNSELASTANLLREQVAQLKQKVMNHVNSGCQLMLTQQLQTF; this is encoded by the coding sequence ATGACCCTGAACCTCTCCGACCCGACGGGCACTCTGAAGCCTCACCTCCGCGCCAAGGCCAGCGACATCCTCACCTCGCCCGACGTGGGCTTGCTGAAGTTGGGCTCGCCGGAGCTGGAGCGGCTCATCATCCAGTCCGGCAACGGACTGATCACCACGACGCCGACCCCGACGCAGTTCCTGTGCCCCAAGAACGTCACCGACGAGCAGGAGGGCTTCGCGGAGGGCTTCGTCCGGGCGCTGGCCGagctccaccaccagcacaTGCCCGCCCCGGCCAACGTGAGTGTGACCTCGGCTCCTCAGACCAGCGTCAACACCGCGCTGCCGcccgtctcctctgctgccgGCACCGCTGTCTACAGCAACGGCGCCATGCGCTCCGACTCGCCGGTGTACGAGGACTTGAACACCTTTAACCCGGCCATCAGCACAGTCTCGGCGCCGAATTACACCACCTCAGCCCCGACCATGTCCTtctccgccgccgcgccgcaGCTCCCCATCTACGGCCCGCCCTCCTCCGCTCAGCTGCCCCGGCTCACGGCGCTCAAAGAGGAGCCCCAGACCGTGCCCGAGATGCCGGGCGAGACCCCTCCGCTCTCCCCGATTGACATGGAGAGCCAGGAGCGCATCAAGGCGGAGCGAAAGAGGATGAGGAACCGCATCGCCGCCTCCAAATGCCGGAAAAGGAAGCTGGAGCGCATCTCGAGGCTGGAGGACAAGGTGAAGACGCTCAAGTCCCAGAACTCGGAGCTCGCGTCCACCGCCAACCTGTTGCGCGAACAGGTGgcccagctgaagcagaaggTGATGAACCACGTCAACAGCGGGTGCCAGCTCATGTTaacgcagcagctccagacaTTCTGA
- the caiap gene encoding CARD- and ANK-domain containing inflammasome adapter protein yields MFNVLQDFKAQAASNRSNPYAVDVIRAKRNDLVYGISHTEDLLDLLVAEGVMTAAKRSIILTLRSQKDQNSRVLDILEARGERACRKFFHPCLMRAEPSLYQRIKTYVGSVNEHVQDTRRQLIGYLLEREKEGMDRLTDRKNIQNNLKTSLLTTKGTKTFSPKSSSMSEPLAKAEDEPAQSQTEHLHAAASNGDLSLLEKLLEDANINSVNPFKQSLLHVAAERGRRSVVELLIRKGARLDLQDVQGHTALHKAASGGHEEIVEVLVKAGAPIYSLDVQGKTAVHLAADNDRGPSLGALVRGEAERSGSRTQDPFLHTAAAEDNWRLAERLLQGGACVEATNHLKKTALFYAVARSNEKTVAVLLNAGAKVDRDVLNEAFQLNQEPVVRLLLAEARGALGEDGLSSALLSAVRRNQGPVVAALIDNGANVNARDQRGYTPLLLSAELGHAEVFSVLVAKQASLDATLPDLSSALHLAVLGGSVPIAETLLTTGLSPNTTGPEAQTPLHLAAQRDRSEFVRLLVKSGAQVNAAAQDGLTALHVASQRAHADTVRALLQAKADVRARDRLGRTALHWAACSPAGDGSVVDALLAARADPNATDSGRRTALHLAAAEGRPRAAASLLSHRAKAGAKDMDGCTPLHHAAAGGHDAVAAALLRSLGSKALEERNAWRKTPLHVAAEKGHDGVAARLLEAGAQVNATDQSRDTPLHGAARAGHQEVVKRLVGWSQDTAWSRKVNLQATNKLGKTPLQVAEGGDTVEHESIATLLKRKMLLIK; encoded by the exons ATGTTCAATGTACTCCAGGACTTTAAAGCTCAAGCTGCATCAAACCGCAGCAACCCGTACGCCGTGGACGTGATCCGGGCAAAGAGAAACGATCTGGTTTATGGGATCTCACACACGGAGGATCTACTGGATCTCCTCGTCGCGGAGGGTGTCATGACAGCTGCCAAGAGGTCCATCATTTTGACTCTCAGGTCACAGAAAGACCAGAACTCCAGGGTGCTGGACATCCTGGAGGCCAGGGGTGAAAGGGCATGTCGGAAGTTTTTCCATCCGTGCCTCATGCGGGCAGAGCCCAGCCTTTATCAGCGCATCAAGACCTATGTGGGGAGTGTGAACGAGCACGTTCAAGATACAAGGAGGCAGCTGATTGGGTATTTGCTGGAGAGGGAAAAGGAGGGGATGGATAGACTTACAgatagaaaaaacattcagaacAATCTGAAGACTAGTTTACTCACAACTAAAGGAACTAAAACATTTAGCCCTAAAAGTAGCAGCATGTCTGAGCCTCTTGCAAAAGCAGAGGACGAACCAGCACAAAGTCAAACAGAGCATCTTCACGCCGCTGCTTCCAATGGAGACCTATCactgctggagaagctgctaGAAGACGCCAATATCAATTCGGTCAATCCATTCAAGCAGAGCCTCCTGCACGTAGCAGCAGAGCGCGGCCGCCGCTCTGTCGTCGAGCTCCTGATCCGAAAAGGGGCCAGACTGGACCTGCAGGATGTGCAGGGCCACACGGCCCTTCACAAAGCGGCCAGCGGAGGCCACGAGGAGATAGTGGAGGTCCTGGTGAAAGCTGGGGCTCCCATCTACAGCCTGGATGTGCAAGGCAAGACGGCCGTTCACCTGGCTGCAGACAACGACAGGGGGCCCTCGCTCGGCGCCCTGGTGAGGGGGGaggcggagcggagcgggagcCGCACGCAGGACCCCTTCCTCCACACGGCGGCCGCCGAGGACAACTGGAGGCTGGcggagcggctgctgcagggaggagcCTGCGTGGAGGCCACCAACCACCTGAAGAAGACGGCTCTGTTTTATGCGGTTGCCAGGAGCAACGAGAAAACCGTGGCTGTGCTGCTAAACGCAGGAGCCAAAGTCGACAGGGACGTTCTGAATGAAGCCTTTCAGCTCAATCAGGAGCCCGTCGTGCGTCTGCTGCTTG CTGAAGCCAGAGGCGCTCTGGGCGAGGACGGGCTGAGCTCCGCGCTCCTCTCGGCCGTGAGACGGAACCAAGGGCCGGTCGTCGCGGCTCTGATAGACAACGGAGCCAACGTGAACGCGCGTGACCAACGGGGCTACACGCCTCTGCTGCTGTCGGCTGAGCTGGGACACGCCGAGGTCTTCAG TGTGCTGGTAGCAAAGCAAGCCAGCTTGGACGCTACGCTGCCGGACCTCTCCTCCGCGCTGCACCTGGCTGTGCTCGGTGGCAGCGTTCCCATAGCGGAGACGCTGCTGACAACGGGCCTGAGCCCCAACACGACGGGCCCCGAGGCTCAAACCCCTCTCCACCTGGCAGCTCAGCGTGACAGGAGTGAGTTCGTCAGGCTGCTGGTTAAAAGCGGCGCACAG GTGAACGCCGCGGCCCAGGACGGACTGACCGCGCTGCATGTCGCCAGTCAGCGCGCTCACGCAGACACCGTGAGGGCGCTTCTTCAGGCCAAGGCGGACGTGCGAGCCAGGGACAGGCTGGGGAGGACAGCCCTGCACTGGGCGGCCTGCTCGCCGGCGGGGGACGGCAGCGTGGTGGACGCACTGCTGGCAGCCAGGGCCGACCCAAACGCCACCGACAGCGGCAGAAGGACGGCCCTCCACCTGGCTGCTGCCGAGGGGCGGCCGCGCGCTGCGGCGTCCCTGTTGTCCCACAGGGCAAAGGCAGGAGCCAAAGACATGGACGGGTGCACGCCCCTCCACCACGCAGCGGCCGGGGGCCACGACGCCGTGGCCGCCGCCCTCCTGCGCTCGCTCGGCAGCAaggcgctggaggagaggaacgcGTGGAGGAAGACGCCACTCCACGTGGCGGCGGAGAAGGGACACGACGGCGTCGCGGCTCGGCTCCTGGAGGCCGGGGCGCAGGTCAACGCCACGGACCAGAGCAGGGACACGCCGCTGCACGGCGCCGCGCGCGCCGGACACCAGGAGGTGGTGAAGAGGCTGGTAGGCTGGAGCCAGGACACGGCGTGGAGCAGGAAGGTCAACCTGCAGGCGACCAATAAGTTAGGGAAGACGCCGCTGCAGGTGGCCGAGGGCGGAGACACAGTGGAACATGAGAGCATTGCAACTTTACTGAAGAGGAAGATGTTGCTCATCAAGTAG
- the si:dkey-86e18.1 gene encoding uncharacterized protein si:dkey-86e18.1, translated as MARNEEKQQGRLNRLWLQKEREEGRLRDVHQRRPKLATLNSAPCVKKWIPSIKNEIEYCLQQSQLSHYPERKITEFQQQIEALEKEYKSFIAKLRLLDPSCKHKPWTPRAYCKRRAEIQESPVGKKPRSGDDEGESDLNWTRCCTPSATETHEPLVYSETKCQTPVPTNPISATSEGGCRDQDQPLCFDRTRLAVAAAAFRGSSVQLGSSQTQTLARVLQSGLPNLSNSTSRQQFALQSTNTENNDRTTAGLVVRWQSVVQGQESDPGAANIPEKSTNNSTGHVLGLDCYSSDEDT; from the exons ATGGCGAGAAACGAAGAAAAGCAGCAAGGGAGGCTGAACAGACTGTGGCttcagaaggagagagagg AGGGGCGCCTGAGAGATGTGCACCAGCGGAGGCCCAAGCTG GCAACCCTCAACTCCGCTCCCTGTGTGAAAAAATGGATTCCCAGCATCAAGAATGAAATAGAATATTGCTTGCAG CAATCCCAGCTTTCTCATTATCCAGAGAGGAAGATCACCGAGTTCCAGCAGCAGATTGAAGCGTTAGAAAAAGAGTACAAGAGCTTCATCGCCAAGCTCCGACTGCTCGACCCTTCATGTAAACACAAGCCGTGGACCCCTCGAGCGTACTGCAAAAGGAGAGCAGAGATACAAGAGTCTCCTGTTG GTAAAAAACCTCGAAGCGGTGACGATGAAGGCGAGAGTGATTTGAACTGGACAAGGTGTTGCACACCGTCAGCCACTGAAACACATGAACCTCTTGTCTACTCGGAGACCAAATGTCAAACCCCTGTCCCCACCAACCCAATCTCAGCAACCTCAGAGGGAGGTTGCAGAGACCAGGACCAGCCCCTCTGCTTTGACCGTACGCGGCttgcagtggctgctgctgcattcagggGGTCATCAGTTCAGCTTGGCTCTTCTCAAACACAGACCCTGGCCAGGGTGCTGCAGTCTGGCCTGCCAAACCTCAGTAATTCCACATCGAGACAACAGTTTGCATTGCAGAGCACAAACACGGAGAACAATGACAGAACAACAGCAGGTTTGGTTGTCCGGTGGCAAAGTGTGGTCCAAGGACAAGAGTCCGACCCTGGAGCAGCAAATATACCTGAGAAATCGACAAACAACAGCACAGGACATGTGCTAGGACTAGACTGTTACTCATCTGATGAGGACACATGA
- the jun gene encoding transcription factor AP-1 isoform X1, giving the protein METTFYDDSLNAFSQHDNAGYGYSNPKALKHNMTLNLSDPTGTLKPHLRAKASDILTSPDVGLLKLGSPELERLIIQSGNGLITTTPTPTQFLCPKNVTDEQEGFAEGFVRALAELHHQHMPAPANVSVTSAPQTSVNTALPPVSSAAGTAVYSNGAMRSDSPVYEDLNTFNPAISTVSAPNYTTSAPTMSFSAAAPQLPIYGPPSSAQLPRLTALKEEPQTVPEMPGETPPLSPIDMESQERIKAERKRMRNRIAASKCRKRKLERISRLEDKVKTLKSQNSELASTANLLREQVAQLKQKVMNHVNSGCQLMLTQQLQTF; this is encoded by the coding sequence ATGGAAACTACTTTCTATGACGACTCACTCAACGCTTTCTCCCAGCACGACAACGCCGGGTACGGATACAGCAACCCCAAAGCCCTGAAACACAACATGACCCTGAACCTCTCCGACCCGACGGGCACTCTGAAGCCTCACCTCCGCGCCAAGGCCAGCGACATCCTCACCTCGCCCGACGTGGGCTTGCTGAAGTTGGGCTCGCCGGAGCTGGAGCGGCTCATCATCCAGTCCGGCAACGGACTGATCACCACGACGCCGACCCCGACGCAGTTCCTGTGCCCCAAGAACGTCACCGACGAGCAGGAGGGCTTCGCGGAGGGCTTCGTCCGGGCGCTGGCCGagctccaccaccagcacaTGCCCGCCCCGGCCAACGTGAGTGTGACCTCGGCTCCTCAGACCAGCGTCAACACCGCGCTGCCGcccgtctcctctgctgccgGCACCGCTGTCTACAGCAACGGCGCCATGCGCTCCGACTCGCCGGTGTACGAGGACTTGAACACCTTTAACCCGGCCATCAGCACAGTCTCGGCGCCGAATTACACCACCTCAGCCCCGACCATGTCCTtctccgccgccgcgccgcaGCTCCCCATCTACGGCCCGCCCTCCTCCGCTCAGCTGCCCCGGCTCACGGCGCTCAAAGAGGAGCCCCAGACCGTGCCCGAGATGCCGGGCGAGACCCCTCCGCTCTCCCCGATTGACATGGAGAGCCAGGAGCGCATCAAGGCGGAGCGAAAGAGGATGAGGAACCGCATCGCCGCCTCCAAATGCCGGAAAAGGAAGCTGGAGCGCATCTCGAGGCTGGAGGACAAGGTGAAGACGCTCAAGTCCCAGAACTCGGAGCTCGCGTCCACCGCCAACCTGTTGCGCGAACAGGTGgcccagctgaagcagaaggTGATGAACCACGTCAACAGCGGGTGCCAGCTCATGTTaacgcagcagctccagacaTTCTGA